A window of the Hordeum vulgare subsp. vulgare chromosome 5H, MorexV3_pseudomolecules_assembly, whole genome shotgun sequence genome harbors these coding sequences:
- the LOC123397911 gene encoding 40S ribosomal protein S20-like, with amino-acid sequence MATELAYAPPMKSGKAGFEGPQEAQHRIRITLSSKSVKNLEKVCSDLVRGAKDKLLRVKGPVRMPTKVLNITTRKSPCGEGTNTWDRFEMRVHKRVIDLVSSPDVVKQITSITIEPGVEVEVTISDQ; translated from the exons ATGGCGACCGAGCTGGCGTACGCGCCGCCGATGAAGTCCGGCAAGGCCGGCTTCGAGGGCCCGCAGGAGGCGCAGCACCGCATCCGGATCACCCTCTCCTCCAAGAGCGTCAAGAACCTCGAGAAAG TGTGCTCCGATCTGGTGAGGGGCGCCAAGGACAAGCTGCTCCGGGTCAAGGGCCCCGTCAGGATGCCCACCAAGGTGCTCAACATCACCACCAGGAAGTCGCCGTGCGGAGAAG GTACCAACACCTGGGATCGGTTTGAGATGCGGGTGCACAAGCGGGTGATCGACCTCGTCAGCTCCCCGGACGTTGTCAAGCAGATCACCTCGATCACCATCGAGCCCGGTGTTGAGGTCGAGGTGACCATCAGCGACCAGTAG